In Candidatus Nealsonbacteria bacterium, the sequence AAGGCTTTTTTAAGCTTTTTTAAATCAGAAGGCGAAATTTTTTCAAGTTTAAAACAGCTTTTACAGACCTTTCTGACAAGCCTTTGAGCAATAGCTATATTTATAGCCGGAGCTATATTAATCGGTTTTTCTCCTAAGGCCTGCAGTCTGGCGATTGTACCGGCTGCATCATTTGTGTGTAAAGTGGTAAAAACCAGATGTCCGGTTAAAGCAGCTTGAAGAGCGATACTGGCTGTCTCCAAATCCCTGATTTCTCCTACTAAAACAACGTCAGGGTCCTGACGCATAATAGACCTTAGACCATTAGCAAAATCATAACCTTTAGCAGGATTTACCTGGGTCTGAGAGATGCCTTTTAAGTGATACTCAATCGGGTCTTCGATAGTAATGATTTTGTTTTCTGGCTTTTGAACTTTTTTTAAAAAAGCATATAAAGTAGTAGTTTTACCAGACCCCGTAGGGCCTGTAACTATCACCATGCCGTTAGGTTTTTTTATTTCTTTATTAACGAGTTTCAATAAATCTTCTCTTAATCCTAAAGTTTCCAGGTCAATTAAACTTTTAGGGTTTAAGATTCTCAGGACTATTGTTTCTCCATACTCTGTTGGAAGGGTGGAGGTTCTAATCTCTATCATATAAGATTTTGTTATAGCTTTTGTCACATCTTCTGGTATTAAAACAGAAAATCGGCCGTCCTGAGGCCGATCATCAATATTTAACTTAAGCCCTGAAACAAGCTTAATTCTTGAAACAAGTTTTTGATATATTTTTTTGTCGATAGAAAAAACATCCTGTAAAAGACCGTCAATCCTAACTCGGATTTTTACCTCTTTTTCTTTAGGTTCAATATGAATATCAGAAGCGCCTAAATTAATCGTTCCCCCTAAAATAATCTCCAAGAGTTCAGTCAGTCTTCCCTTTAAAGAATCTTCAATTTTATCTTTAAAAGAGGGAAGGTTTTTTATTTCTTTTTGGATTTCAGTTAGAATCTCAGTAGGGATTATTACTTGCCCCGTAATCTTTTTTGAAATTTCAGGCATAAGAGTTTAAAATGAAAATAATCTAAAGGTTAATTAATTGAATTTATCTCATTCTTTTTAAAAAGTCAATCTTGAGGAGAGATTATAATCTCCCTTAAAAATTTTTAGACAAGTAAATGGTATTAAAATATATAACTAATAATTCTTCTCAGACAAAGAAAATAGGAGAGTGTTTGGCAAAAAGAATTCTTAATAAAAAAAGAAGAGGCAGAAAAGCTCAGGTTTTGGCTTTGCAGGGAGAGTTAGGGGGAGGAAAAACAACTTTTTTACAAGGGTTTGCCAGAGGGTTGGGAATCAAAGAAAAAGTTTTAAGCCCTACTTTTGTAATTCTTAAAAAGTTCAAGATTTCTAATGAGAACTTTAATTTTTTCTATCATATTGATTGTTATCGAATTAAAAAACCAAAAGAGGTTTTAAGTTTGGGTTTTAAAAAAATTACTTCTGACCCTCGAAATATTGTCGCTGTTGAGTGGGCTGACCATATACAAAAAGTTTTGCCCCCAAAAACAATTCTGATTACTTTTGAATTTTATAATGCAAAGCATTTCAAGGTTCTGAAACGCAAAGCGTTTCATGGTTCTTATAATGCAAAGCATTTCAAGGTTCTGGCAAAGCCAGGTTCTTATAATAAAAATAAAAGAAAAATCACCGTCAAAATTTCATCTTGACTAATCCTTGATTAAAATGGAGCAACAAAAAAAACGATTAATCATCATTGATAGTAATTCTATTATACATAGAGCTTTTCATGCCCTGCCGCCCTTAACTACTAAAAAAGGAGAGTTGGTTAATGCTGTTTACGGATTTTTGTTAGTTTTTTTTAAAGCAATTAAGGAGTTTCAGCCAGATTTTATTGCAGCCTGTTTTGATTTTCCCGCCCCCACTTTTCGTCATAAAAAGTTTAAAGATTATAAAGCAAAAAGACCGCCAACTCCGAAAGAGCTTTATGAGCAAATTCCCAGAATAAAAAAGATTTTACAAATTTTTAATGTTTCCATTTTTGAAAAACAAGGTTTTGAAGCAGACGATATCATAGGTACAATCAGCAAAAAATTTCCTGAGAAACAAATTTTTCCAGAAGTGGAAACAATTATTTTAAGCGGAGACTTAGATACCCTTCAATTAGTTGACAGACATACAAAGGTATACCTTTTAAAAAAGGGAGTAAAAAATACAATTTTATATGACGAGAAATTAGTCAATGAGAGGTATTCGGGATTAAATCCTAATCAACTGGTTGATTTTAGAGCATTAAAAGGAGACCCTTCAGATAATATCCCGGGTGTGATTGGTATTGGAGAAAAAACAGCAATTAATCTGCTAAAAGAATTTAGAACGCTTGAGAATATTTATAAACAATTAAAACAAAAAAATAAAAAGTTTAATAACGTAAAACCTAAAATAAAGAAAGCATTACTTCAACAAAAAGAACAAGCCTTTTTTAGCAAAGATTTAGCTGAAATTGAAAAAAATGTTCCAATTAGTTTTACTCCCAAGAAGATTCAGTGGGGTAAATACGATAAAGAAAAGATTATTCAGATACTCGAAAAACTGGAGTTTTATAGTTTAATTAAAAGATTGCCTAAAAATAAAGAAAAAACAATAGCAGACAGGAAAAATTTAAAGCTATGGTAAAATAAAAAAAGAAAGTGACAATTTTCTCTTTCACTGTTCCAATTCATGGCGGGTAACCATTTTAAAATAATGCCTGAATTACCAGAAGTAGAAACAACAGTCAGGGGTTTAACGGCAAAAGCTATCAACAAGACCTTTTTTAATATTAAACTAGTTTTATCTTTTAATGCATATTATAAATAAGTTGAAATAAAGGTCAGAAAATATCTAAAATTTAACAAAAAAGAATATGGATAAATATTATTTCAATCTTATTATAAATGAGATGAAGAAATTCAAAAAATTACAGAAACAATGGGATTATGAGAATTTAGATGATTTAATTGCTCACTATATTGAGGAAAACGTAATTTCTTCGAAAGAAGAACTGGGAAAAGTATTAAAAATTTTAGAGACGAAATTGGGAATTAAAACTAAAGTGCAAACTTTTAATAGTTGGTGGTAATCCACCACTGTGATAATAGTAATGTTCATTTTTTTAAAGATGAATTTCTAATAATTAATAATATGATTCAAAAAACTGAAATACTTATTAAATTATTAAGGAAAGAATACCCTTCTGTTAAACTTGCCTTGAATTTTAGTAATCCATTGGAACTTTTGATAGCAACCATTCTCTCTGCACAGTGTACCGATGAAAGAATAAACAGAGTAACAAAAAATCTGTTTAAGAAATATAGAAATGTAAGAGATTACGCAAAGGCTGATTTGAAGATTTTTGGAGAAGACATAAAAGCTACAGGTTTTTATAAAAATAAAGCAAAGAATATAATCGCTGCTTGCCAAAAAATAATAGAGAAATTTAAAGGAAAAGTACCACGAAAAATGGAAGAGATAACAATCCTACCAGGAGTTGGAAGAAAAACAGCAAATATCGTTCTTACTTTTGCCTTTAAGAGAATAGAAGGAATTGCTGTTGATACTCACGTTAGGAGATTATCAAAACGGTTAGGATTATCAAAAAATGATGATCCAAATAAAATTGAACAAGATTTAATAAAAATAATTCCAAAAAAAGACTGGGGAAATTTTAGTTGCCTTTTAATAGAACATGGAAGGAATGTTTGTTTAGCGAAGAAACCACTTTGTAGAGAATGTATACTTAAAAACATTTGTCCATCTTTTAACTATTTTATAAAATAATTTTTTTAGATTTTTAAGAATATTTTTATTTATGGTTAGGTATAAAAATGCTAGTGAGTATAGGAGGATTATAGGAATTAGAACAATTCGGGATATTATTTTTTATCAATATGCTAAAATTATTACAAAAAGTGCTTTCAAGGTTCAAGATGGAAGAAAAGCAAAGAAAAAACACTTCGGTTTCATAAAGAAAACATTTCTGGAGTTTAAAAATGGTAGCAAGTCCTGGTCTGACATAACTCGAGAAGATTGGCAATTTGTCGAAGCTAAGAAGGAATGTATATATTGTGGTACTAAAAATAATCTTCATAAGGAGCATATTGTACCAAAATCACTACTCATTAAGCAGGAGTGTAAAACCTGTAGCACAATACAAAGTATTCACAATCAAATATGGGCATGTAGACAATGTAACTCCGTTAAAGGTACAAAGGGTCTTTATGAGTTTTTTAAATTAAAATATTCCAACAAGAAAAAATTCTATGACTTTATTCCACTATTATTAGAGAAGAAATATTTAAAGACAATTTATAATTGTCATAAATGTGCTAAAACATTAGAGAAAGAGGATTTAGATGGCGATGGAAAAATAACTGTACTCGATATTGATTTTATAATTCATCGCTCGGTTTAATAAATTGAGATTACACTATGATTATTTTTCTTTACGGTCCTGATACATATAGGTCTCGCCAGAAATTAAGTGAGATAATTAAGCGATATAATAAGCTTCATAAAAGCGGCTTGAATTTAAAGTATTTTGATTGCAGTAAGTTAAATTTTCAAGACTTTTATGACAATACAAGACAATCCTCGATGTTTAAAGAGAAAAAAATGATAATTTTAACCAATTCTTTTTCAAGCACTGAGTTTAAAGAAAAATTTATGGAAAAAGAAAAATTTTTTGTTGACTCTAAAAACATAATAGTATTTTATGTAGAAAATCAAATTTCAAAAAAAGACCCCTTGTTTACTTTTTTAAAAAAACATGCCGAAGCTCAAGAATTTAAGTTTTTGCAAGGCATTAACTTAAAGAACTGGGCGAAAAAGGAATTTGAGAAATTGGAAGCTAAGATTGAAGATAGGGCACTGGATAAGCTTATTTTTTTTGTTGATAACAATCTTTGGCAAATGGCAAATGAGATTAAAAAACTATCCACTTTTAAAACAGGTGAAGAGATTAAAGCAGGAGATGTTGAGCTTTTGGTAAAGCCAAAGATTGAATCAGATATTTTTAAAACAATTGATGCTATAGCTTCAAAAGATAAAAAGAAAGCTTTGAATTTATTAAAAGCTCATTTAGAAAAAGGTGATAGTCCTTTTTATCTTTTTTCAATGATTAACTTTCAGTTTCGTAACCTTCTTATTATTAAAGACCTTATTATAAAAAATCTTTCCCCCTTTACTTTAACTGATTTACACCCTTTTGTTGTTAAAAAAAGTTATCTTTTAGCGAAAAAATTTGAAATTTCAGAACTAAAAAAAATCTACCAGAAAATTTTTGAAGTAGATTTAGCCGTAAAAACAGGTAAGATAGGGCCGGAGGCAGCATTGGAATTACTTATTGCAGAAATATAACAATCGCCGTGGACGTGCGATGTCTAAATTGGATTGTTTATTTGATGTTTGGTGTTTGAGATTTAGTATTTATTAATTTTGTTATTCTTGATTTTTTTCTTCTTGCAGTACCTTTTTTGATTAGTCCGATTTTAGATACTTTATCTAAAGTCTTATATACCTCGGGTAAGATTTTTTTTGCCTCTCCTATTTTCTTTTGAGCAACCAAAGTTTTAACCTTCTTTAAAAGGTTTTTTAATTTTTTCTTTTTTTTGAGATTTTCTTTTTTTCTCTTTTTGCTCTGGCGCAATGCTTTTTTGGCAGATTTAGTGATAGGCATAGTAGTGCTACAAATATTCTAAACTATTTTGATTTTTTAATCAAATCCCTGATGGTCGGGTTTCGTAATAAATAATTTCGTAAATTAAACACTGAATTTTGATAGATTCGTGATATAATTATTTTAGAGCTATTGAGGTTGTAATATGAAAATTTTTAATAAATTAAAAAATTTAATCAGGAAGATTCTACCTCCTTTTTTAATAAGCTGGTACCATTTTTTATTAGCGCTTTTGGCAGCTATTATTTATTGTTTTCCCTCTTATCAAAAAAAATTGAAGGTAATTGGAATAACAGGAACGAACGGAAAATCAACCGTGGTTAAAATGGCTTCTAAGATTTTAGAGGAAGCAGGTTTCTCGGTTGCCTATTCCTCGTCAATAAAATTTAAAATTGGAAAAAAGGAAACAGAGAATGTTTTAAGAATGACAATGCCGGGTCGTTTTAAGATGCAAAGATTTTTAAGACAAGCTTTAAACAATAATTGTCAGTATGCTGTCTTGGAGGTAACCTCAGAAGGAATAAAGCAACATAGACATAGATTTATTGATTTTGATGTAGTTTTGTTTACTAATTTGACACCAGAACATATTGAAGCTCACGGCTCTTTTGAAAAGTATCGTGAAGCTAAAGGAAAACTTTTTAAAACTACTGGAAATATCCATATTCTAAACTTAGACGACAAAAACATTGAATATTTTTTAAAGTTTCCAGCTGAAAAGAAGTATGGATATACAATAAATTCAGAGTTAAAGATTAAAGATGAAAAAATAAAAGTAGTCAAAGCAAAGAATTGCTTAATATTAGATAAAGGGATAAAATTTTCTGTTAACAATAGCGAAATTAATTTGAGATTACTGGGTAACTTTAATATTTATAATGCCTTAGCTTCAATTTGTGTTGGTTTGTCTCAAGGAATCGATTTAAGAACCTGTAAGTCAGCCTTAGAGAAAATAGAGGGAATTCCAGGCAGAATGGAAATAGTAATTTCAAAGCCATTTAAAGTTTTGGTTGATTATGCTTTTACTCCTGACGCTTTAGAAAAGGTTTACCAGACAATTAAAAACAATTTTGGTTCTCAAAAAATGATATGTGTTTTAGGTGCTGCTGGCGGAGGCAGGGATAAGTGGAAAAGACCTGTTTTAGGAAAAATCGCAGCAAAGTATTGTGATAATATTATTATTACCAATGAAGATCCTTATAATGAAGACCCAATGGAAATTATAAATCAAGTTGCAGAAGGAGCGGGATTAAAAGCAAAAAAGATATTAGATAGAAGAAAAGCAATTAGACAATCCCTAAAAGAAGCTAAGAAAGGAGACATAGTAGTCATTACAGGTAAAGGTTCTGAACCTTGTATATGTATAGCCGGAGGCAAGAAAATACCATGGGATGATAGAAAAGTAGCGAGAGAGGAATTTAAGAGATTAAAGCGATCCTAACCTACAGCATCCGAACAGCGCAACCCTCGACCTTCGGTTTCGGGGTATCCGAAAGCGCCCATCCGAAAAAAAACACATATAATCTATTCGGAGAATTCGGATCGCTTTAAGATTTTAGAATATAGAGCTGATTAACACTACTACCTTGCCGGGTATTGTGAAATATACCTTAGCTATGCCTGACAATCATCATTTCTTTGTATTACCGTTTGTGTTATAATTATAGTATAATCTATGATTATATGAAAAATTCACCGGAAACATTAAGAAAAAGAAATAAATTAAAAAGAATGTGGAAGAGAAAAATAGATATAAATTCTTTTCCACATGAAATAAGGAGAAAATGTAAAGAATGCGGAAAGATAAAATTATGCCAATGGCAGCATTCTTTTACGCAAACAGGCAAGCCAGAATATAGGGCGAGGTGTAGGAATTGTCAAAAGATTTATTTGAAGAGGATTAGGAGTCAAGAGAAATATAAAAATTATAGAAATAAAAGGAGAAAAGAAATTCAAATTGAAAGAAAAAAATATGCAGTAGATAAATTGGGTGGTAAATGCGAATTGTGTGGATATAATAAATCTTTATCAGTACTAACGTTTCATCATAGAAACCCAAAGGGAAAAGAAAAAACCGTTGGACAAATGTTAGATTATTCACTAAAGAAACTTGATAGAGAATTAAAAAAGTGCCAATTACTATGTTTCAATTGTCATATGGAACTACATGAAAAATTAAATGAAACATAGGAATACATACAAAGTTCAACTTTCAACAATTTCTCAGATAAAAAGTTGAAACAAAGATAAGTTTTTCGTTAAATGATTTCTAAGAATAACTTTAAAAAAGTAAAAAATTATTTATGGGAGATTCCTAAGAGTTTTCGAGTTGGCATGAGAGTTCCAGCGCGTATTTATATTTCTGAAAAGATATGGGAACAGGTTGAAAGCAAAGCATTGGAGCAACTGGTAAATATTGCTTTTTTGCCTGGAATTGTAAAATATTCTTTAGCTATGCCAGATATTCATACCGGCTACGGCTTTGTTATTGGTGGAGTGGCAGCCACTAAATTCCCAAATGGAGTAATTTCCCCCGGCGGAATAGGATTCGATCAGAATTGTGGGGTTAGATTGTTGAAATCAGAATATACTGAAAAAGACGTTAAATCCCATTTAGATAGATTAGCTACTGAGATACAAAAAGAAGTTCCTTCTGGTTTAGGGAGAGGCAGGAAAATAAAATTAAGCATTGAACAGATTAATAAGATTTTAGAGGGTGGAGTTTCTTATCTTGTAAAACAGGGCTATGGAGAAAAAGAAGATATTGAAAACTGTGAAGAAAGAGGAAGATTGGAACAAGCAGAGGCTTCAGTTGTTTCTGATCGAGCTAAAAACAGAGGGAGAAATCAAGTTGGGACTCTCGGATCAGGGAATCATTTTTGTGAAGTTCAAAAAGTAGACGAGATTTTTAACGAAGAAGTAGCAGAAGCATTTGGGTTATTTAAAAACCAAGTAGTGATAATGATACATACTGGTTCAAGGGGCTTGGGTCATCAAAACTGTACAGATTATTTGAGGGTAATGGCGCGAGTTATGCCCAAATACAGTATAAAATTACCAGACAGAGAACTAGCCTGTGTTCCTTTCAACTCGCCAGAAGGGCAAATATTTTTTAAAGCAATGTGCGCTGGAGCAAACTACGCCTGGGCTAATCGTCATATGATAGCTCACCATGTAAGGAAAGCTTGGAAAAAGATATTAGGAGAAAAAGAAGAACTTAGTTTGCTTTATGATGTTGCCCATAATATCGCTAAAATTGAGGAGCATGAAGTTAACGGAGAGAGAGTGAAATTAATTGTACATCGAAAGGGAGCGACAAGAGCTTTTCCTCCTCATCATCCTGAAATCCCGGAAAGATACCAAGCAGTTGGGCAGCCAGTTTTAATTCCGGGCTCAATGGGAACAGCTTCTTATATTTTGGCAGGGACAGAACAATCTAAGGAAACATGGCATTCTGTTTGCCATGGCGCAGGACGAATAATGTCCCGACGTCAGGCTACAAGGACAATTTCTGGGCAAGAAGTGGTGAAAGATTTAGAGCAAAAAGGGATTATTATTAAATGCCAGAGTTTGAGAGGAATTGCCGAGGAAGCCCCAATGGCCTATAAAGATATTGATAATATTGTCCAGATAGTCCATAATGCTGGATTGTCTAAAAGAGTGGCAAAATTAAGACCACTAGCTGTTATTAAGGGAGAATAACAAAAAATGTAAAATTCAAATTGCAAAATGCAGAACGAAAATTTAAAATTCAAAATTTCTAAGAAATTTTATTATTTAAATGAAAGAGAAAAGGATGCCAAAATCATTACGGAAACATATTCGTAGAGAAAAGGCTCGAATTCGGAGAGAGGTTTTTGATTTTAAAAAAAGAGAAAAATTAATTAAAGAACTGTATCAAAAATTTTTAAAAAAAGACAAAAACTATGAAAATTAAAGAAATTTTTAACTTAGCAATAAATAAAGCAATAGATGCTGATTTCAGGGGAAGGGAAGGAGTGAAGAATCTTTTAAAGAGAAGAAATAAAAAGTACGAAAAGTTATCAGAAGAAGAAAAAAGAAATTTCGATAGAGAAGCATTAAAGAATCCTTATTTGGATTCGAGGGTTTTAAATGTGGCTGAAGATAAAGAAATAAAAAAGGTTTTAGCGGGAATAGATATTCACCCCGCCGAAATTTTATTGGCCAAAGAGGTAGGTCTTATTGATTTGATTATCTCTCATCATCCCTTGGGAAAGGCATTAGCTAATCTGTCTGAAGTAATGGAACTTCAGTGTGATGTCCTGAATCAATACGGAGTACCGATAAATATTGCCGAGGGTTTAATGAAAGAAAGGATTTCAGAGGTGGCTAGAGGAGTAAGCAAACTAAACCATCAAAGAACCGTGGATGCTGCAAAGATTCTCAAATTTAACTTAATGTGTCTTCATACTGTTTGTGATAACTTAGCAGCAAGGTTTTTAAAAGAGGAAATTGAAAAGGAAGGGGATAATATAATGAGGATTGAAGACTTAGTAGAATTTTTAGAGAATATTCAAGAATATAAAAAAGCCAGGGAGTTTGGGTCAGGACCTAAGATTTTTGTTGGAAATAAAGAAAACCGCTGCGGTAAGATAGCTCTTACGGAAATAACAGGTGGTACAGAAGGTTCCCCAAAACTATACGAAAAAATGGCTATAGCCGGTATTGGAACTATTATCGGAATGCATATTTCAGAGGAGCATAAAAAAGAAGCTGAAGCAGCAAATATAAACGTAGTTATTGCAGGACATATGAGCTCTGATTCTTTGGGCGTTAATTTGTTCTTAGATGAGCTTGAAAAAAGAGGTATAAAAATCATTCCTTGTTCGGGATTGATTAGGGTTTCCCGCCTCTAAAAACACCACGAGAACTGTTTTCGTGGTAAGGTAAAGTCTAATTAATAAAACTGGCTATGGCTGAGAAGTTAGTTTTTGATACTTTAAAATAATGAAAAGTGGAATCCCAAAGCGAGAAAAGGTCAAAATCCAAAAAAGATTAATGAGAACAAAATATGAGTAAAATTTCTGTAAAAAGAAGACGGTTTGAGA encodes:
- a CDS encoding UDP-N-acetylmuramoyl-L-alanyl-D-glutamate--2,6-diaminopimelate ligase → MKIFNKLKNLIRKILPPFLISWYHFLLALLAAIIYCFPSYQKKLKVIGITGTNGKSTVVKMASKILEEAGFSVAYSSSIKFKIGKKETENVLRMTMPGRFKMQRFLRQALNNNCQYAVLEVTSEGIKQHRHRFIDFDVVLFTNLTPEHIEAHGSFEKYREAKGKLFKTTGNIHILNLDDKNIEYFLKFPAEKKYGYTINSELKIKDEKIKVVKAKNCLILDKGIKFSVNNSEINLRLLGNFNIYNALASICVGLSQGIDLRTCKSALEKIEGIPGRMEIVISKPFKVLVDYAFTPDALEKVYQTIKNNFGSQKMICVLGAAGGGRDKWKRPVLGKIAAKYCDNIIITNEDPYNEDPMEIINQVAEGAGLKAKKILDRRKAIRQSLKEAKKGDIVVITGKGSEPCICIAGGKKIPWDDRKVAREEFKRLKRS
- the holA gene encoding DNA polymerase III subunit delta — protein: MIIFLYGPDTYRSRQKLSEIIKRYNKLHKSGLNLKYFDCSKLNFQDFYDNTRQSSMFKEKKMIILTNSFSSTEFKEKFMEKEKFFVDSKNIIVFYVENQISKKDPLFTFLKKHAEAQEFKFLQGINLKNWAKKEFEKLEAKIEDRALDKLIFFVDNNLWQMANEIKKLSTFKTGEEIKAGDVELLVKPKIESDIFKTIDAIASKDKKKALNLLKAHLEKGDSPFYLFSMINFQFRNLLIIKDLIIKNLSPFTLTDLHPFVVKKSYLLAKKFEISELKKIYQKIFEVDLAVKTGKIGPEAALELLIAEI
- a CDS encoding type II/IV secretion system protein, coding for MPEISKKITGQVIIPTEILTEIQKEIKNLPSFKDKIEDSLKGRLTELLEIILGGTINLGASDIHIEPKEKEVKIRVRIDGLLQDVFSIDKKIYQKLVSRIKLVSGLKLNIDDRPQDGRFSVLIPEDVTKAITKSYMIEIRTSTLPTEYGETIVLRILNPKSLIDLETLGLREDLLKLVNKEIKKPNGMVIVTGPTGSGKTTTLYAFLKKVQKPENKIITIEDPIEYHLKGISQTQVNPAKGYDFANGLRSIMRQDPDVVLVGEIRDLETASIALQAALTGHLVFTTLHTNDAAGTIARLQALGEKPINIAPAINIAIAQRLVRKVCKSCFKLEKISPSDLKKLKKALKDIPKINKGWKIKPEIKIPKAVGCKDCNFTGYRERTGLYEAFLIDDELEKLILTFPSIAALREKAIKKGMITMYQDGMTKVLEKITTIEEVERVTGEE
- a CDS encoding HNH endonuclease is translated as MVRYKNASEYRRIIGIRTIRDIIFYQYAKIITKSAFKVQDGRKAKKKHFGFIKKTFLEFKNGSKSWSDITREDWQFVEAKKECIYCGTKNNLHKEHIVPKSLLIKQECKTCSTIQSIHNQIWACRQCNSVKGTKGLYEFFKLKYSNKKKFYDFIPLLLEKKYLKTIYNCHKCAKTLEKEDLDGDGKITVLDIDFIIHRSV
- a CDS encoding RtcB family protein, with product MISKNNFKKVKNYLWEIPKSFRVGMRVPARIYISEKIWEQVESKALEQLVNIAFLPGIVKYSLAMPDIHTGYGFVIGGVAATKFPNGVISPGGIGFDQNCGVRLLKSEYTEKDVKSHLDRLATEIQKEVPSGLGRGRKIKLSIEQINKILEGGVSYLVKQGYGEKEDIENCEERGRLEQAEASVVSDRAKNRGRNQVGTLGSGNHFCEVQKVDEIFNEEVAEAFGLFKNQVVIMIHTGSRGLGHQNCTDYLRVMARVMPKYSIKLPDRELACVPFNSPEGQIFFKAMCAGANYAWANRHMIAHHVRKAWKKILGEKEELSLLYDVAHNIAKIEEHEVNGERVKLIVHRKGATRAFPPHHPEIPERYQAVGQPVLIPGSMGTASYILAGTEQSKETWHSVCHGAGRIMSRRQATRTISGQEVVKDLEQKGIIIKCQSLRGIAEEAPMAYKDIDNIVQIVHNAGLSKRVAKLRPLAVIKGE
- the tsaE gene encoding tRNA (adenosine(37)-N6)-threonylcarbamoyltransferase complex ATPase subunit type 1 TsaE gives rise to the protein MVLKYITNNSSQTKKIGECLAKRILNKKRRGRKAQVLALQGELGGGKTTFLQGFARGLGIKEKVLSPTFVILKKFKISNENFNFFYHIDCYRIKKPKEVLSLGFKKITSDPRNIVAVEWADHIQKVLPPKTILITFEFYNAKHFKVLKRKAFHGSYNAKHFKVLAKPGSYNKNKRKITVKISS
- a CDS encoding NGG1p interacting factor NIF3, which encodes MKIKEIFNLAINKAIDADFRGREGVKNLLKRRNKKYEKLSEEEKRNFDREALKNPYLDSRVLNVAEDKEIKKVLAGIDIHPAEILLAKEVGLIDLIISHHPLGKALANLSEVMELQCDVLNQYGVPINIAEGLMKERISEVARGVSKLNHQRTVDAAKILKFNLMCLHTVCDNLAARFLKEEIEKEGDNIMRIEDLVEFLENIQEYKKAREFGSGPKIFVGNKENRCGKIALTEITGGTEGSPKLYEKMAIAGIGTIIGMHISEEHKKEAEAANINVVIAGHMSSDSLGVNLFLDELEKRGIKIIPCSGLIRVSRL
- the rpsT gene encoding 30S ribosomal protein S20, coding for MPITKSAKKALRQSKKRKKENLKKKKKLKNLLKKVKTLVAQKKIGEAKKILPEVYKTLDKVSKIGLIKKGTARRKKSRITKLINTKSQTPNIK
- the nth gene encoding endonuclease III, which gives rise to MIQKTEILIKLLRKEYPSVKLALNFSNPLELLIATILSAQCTDERINRVTKNLFKKYRNVRDYAKADLKIFGEDIKATGFYKNKAKNIIAACQKIIEKFKGKVPRKMEEITILPGVGRKTANIVLTFAFKRIEGIAVDTHVRRLSKRLGLSKNDDPNKIEQDLIKIIPKKDWGNFSCLLIEHGRNVCLAKKPLCRECILKNICPSFNYFIK